A window of Ignavibacteriales bacterium contains these coding sequences:
- a CDS encoding DUF4118 domain-containing protein has translation MKETEEHRRPDPDALLAEIKRNENKKGKLKIFLGYAPGVGKTYSMLLEAHALKKRGLDTVIGYIETHKRDETNALLEGLEVLPRRKLPYRDLMLEEMDIDAIINRNPQIVLVDELAHTNISGSRHPKRYLDVKEILERGIDVLTTVNIQHFESQNDIIEQVTGIRVQETIPDSLLDEADEIRLVDIPLEELLLRLKEGKVYLPEQAQRAIQNFFRKGNLTALREITLRKVATKIDSELLHYVKARSIDNPWHIADKIMVCVSPSPFSKQIVRRAYNLAYDAGIEWFAVYVSIPKFKNLSQKEQAYLSDALNLAENLGGKIFTLSGSDIADEIINFAKDKNITRVLIGKPLKSPLHEFLKRSPTFKLMYDQSSFDVQLITPFSETDASVSTEILRHGKKKFNFKNYLYSFLILIPVTITVSVLEKLFSLPSFEMIFIIAPIVAAIFYGLGPAIFSSLMSVLFYDYFFVEPRLSFTISRPEHFVSLLIFLVVSTLVSQLINQSKNQYSALRMRLESLSVIEDLSKELLNIPLHEEILKDFDKSNNQPDNILKVIKTSIQEEISRIVIKYIGKVVKADCIMMLKDEKNNLRTLSRSSSRIELNAKELGVADWAFNKNLLAGCGTNNLTEIFWFFLPISIPSGGTIGVVGFKFNYKDILLEQRNLINTISKLSSIAISNWI, from the coding sequence ATGAAAGAAACCGAAGAACATCGAAGACCCGACCCGGATGCGCTATTAGCCGAGATAAAGCGTAATGAAAATAAAAAAGGTAAGCTGAAAATATTTTTAGGTTACGCTCCCGGTGTTGGTAAAACTTATTCAATGTTGCTTGAAGCACATGCTCTCAAGAAACGGGGGTTGGATACCGTCATCGGATACATTGAAACACACAAAAGAGATGAAACAAACGCGTTGCTCGAAGGTCTTGAAGTTCTGCCGAGACGGAAACTTCCTTATAGAGATTTGATGCTTGAGGAGATGGATATTGATGCAATCATAAATAGAAATCCGCAAATTGTTCTTGTAGATGAATTAGCCCACACAAATATTTCAGGAAGCCGCCATCCGAAACGATACTTGGATGTAAAAGAAATTCTTGAACGCGGTATCGATGTTTTGACCACGGTTAATATCCAGCATTTCGAAAGCCAAAACGATATTATCGAACAGGTTACAGGAATAAGAGTTCAGGAAACAATTCCCGATAGTTTATTGGATGAAGCCGATGAGATCAGATTAGTAGATATTCCGCTTGAAGAATTGTTATTAAGGTTGAAAGAGGGAAAAGTTTATTTACCTGAACAAGCACAACGTGCGATTCAAAATTTCTTCCGTAAAGGAAATCTTACTGCTCTTAGAGAAATAACTTTAAGAAAAGTTGCAACCAAAATAGACAGCGAACTTCTTCATTATGTTAAAGCAAGATCCATAGACAATCCATGGCATATTGCGGATAAGATAATGGTTTGTGTTTCACCGAGTCCATTTTCAAAACAGATTGTTAGGCGTGCATATAATTTAGCGTATGATGCCGGAATAGAATGGTTTGCGGTATATGTATCGATTCCTAAATTCAAAAATTTGTCACAGAAAGAACAAGCATATCTTTCGGATGCACTGAACCTTGCCGAAAACTTGGGCGGAAAAATATTTACACTTTCCGGCTCGGATATAGCCGATGAGATAATAAATTTTGCTAAAGATAAAAATATTACACGCGTGTTAATCGGTAAACCGCTAAAATCGCCGTTACATGAATTCTTGAAACGATCTCCGACATTTAAGCTGATGTATGATCAAAGTTCGTTCGATGTCCAGCTAATAACACCGTTTTCTGAAACCGATGCCTCCGTAAGTACGGAAATATTGAGACATGGCAAGAAGAAATTTAATTTCAAAAATTATCTTTATTCTTTTTTGATTCTTATTCCAGTTACCATAACAGTCAGCGTCCTCGAAAAATTATTTTCTCTTCCCTCCTTTGAAATGATCTTTATTATTGCGCCGATAGTAGCGGCAATATTTTATGGTTTGGGTCCTGCGATTTTTTCTTCTTTAATGAGCGTTTTGTTTTACGATTATTTTTTTGTTGAACCGCGTTTAAGTTTTACAATAAGCAGACCGGAACATTTTGTAAGCCTTTTAATCTTCCTTGTTGTTTCTACATTGGTGAGTCAATTAATAAATCAATCCAAGAATCAATATTCAGCATTAAGGATGAGATTAGAGAGCTTGAGCGTGATTGAAGATCTGAGCAAAGAGCTTCTAAACATTCCTTTGCATGAAGAAATTCTTAAAGATTTTGATAAGTCAAACAATCAGCCGGATAATATTTTAAAGGTTATTAAAACATCAATTCAGGAAGAGATTTCTAGAATCGTTATCAAATATATCGGTAAAGTTGTAAAAGCCGATTGCATTATGATGCTGAAAGATGAAAAAAATAATCTTCGTACTTTATCAAGGAGTTCTTCCCGTATCGAACTGAATGCAAAAGAATTAGGAGTTGCAGATTGGGCGTTTAATAAAAATTTACTTGCAGGATGCGGTACGAATAATTTAACCGAGATTTTTTGGTTCTTTCTTCCTATTTCTATTCCTTCCGGTGGAACAATCGGTGTTGTAGGATTTAAATTTAATTATAAAGATATTTTACTAGAGCAAAGGAATCTTATTAATACGATATCGAAACTTTCGTCTATTGCAATTTCAAATTGGATATAA
- a CDS encoding DUF4118 domain-containing protein — MKIKSARMILKKIFVFQSSLNQYLISLLIIAVLNVICYTIQTHIGYQTVSFIFLLTISLLPLFNFGPGPIFFAATLSAFSWNYFFIPPQFTLDISKIEDVLMLIMFFIVAMVTGVLSARIRKQEKFVRQREERTNALYKLSKELSAAYNLDKVAEIAIQNISNAFNIDVAILLCGTDKELSRSEHKLSFFKINATDWQIAHWVFTNRQPAGKYTKTLPSSEITHMPLFSVNKSLGVLEIKSINPLSSDQQILLNAFIAQISNAVEKEYLNEESKKSLIISESEKLYKTLFDSISHELKTPLTTIIGATSSFKDEKIRQNKTILSRLINEINIAAERLNRLVENLLDMTRLESGQMKLKLDWNEITDLIESVLKRLSNELINHTVKTDIQENIPLFKFDFGLLEQALINVMHNSLIYTPEKSTIKISVKEEKNICLIEISDNGPGFVEETLSKLFEKFYRIPGTKTGGTGLGLSIAKGFIEAHSGSITAKNRKEGGAVFIIKIPMQN, encoded by the coding sequence ATGAAAATTAAATCCGCAAGAATGATATTAAAAAAAATATTTGTTTTTCAATCCAGCTTGAACCAGTATCTAATTTCATTATTGATCATTGCCGTTCTAAATGTAATCTGTTATACTATCCAGACTCACATTGGATATCAAACAGTTTCTTTCATTTTCCTCTTGACTATTTCTCTGTTGCCGTTATTTAATTTTGGACCCGGACCGATATTTTTTGCAGCAACACTTAGTGCTTTCAGTTGGAACTATTTTTTTATCCCACCCCAGTTCACACTCGATATCTCGAAGATAGAAGATGTATTGATGCTAATAATGTTTTTTATTGTTGCAATGGTTACCGGAGTTCTATCTGCAAGAATAAGAAAGCAAGAAAAATTTGTTAGACAACGGGAAGAAAGAACTAATGCACTATATAAACTTTCGAAAGAATTATCTGCCGCATATAATTTAGATAAAGTGGCAGAAATTGCGATCCAAAATATTAGCAATGCTTTTAATATAGATGTTGCAATTTTACTTTGCGGTACTGACAAGGAATTATCGCGCAGTGAACATAAATTAAGCTTCTTCAAGATAAATGCAACTGATTGGCAAATAGCTCACTGGGTTTTTACTAATAGACAGCCTGCGGGAAAATATACCAAGACGCTCCCGTCGTCAGAAATAACGCACATGCCTTTGTTCAGCGTAAATAAATCTCTCGGGGTTCTTGAGATAAAAAGTATTAATCCTTTAAGTTCTGATCAGCAAATTCTTCTTAATGCTTTTATTGCTCAAATATCAAATGCTGTTGAAAAAGAATACTTAAATGAAGAATCAAAAAAATCATTAATAATTTCCGAATCTGAAAAACTTTACAAAACTTTGTTCGATTCTATCTCACATGAATTGAAAACCCCGCTTACAACTATTATTGGTGCAACTAGCTCATTCAAAGATGAAAAGATAAGACAGAACAAAACTATTCTATCCCGTCTGATAAACGAAATAAATATAGCTGCCGAAAGATTAAACCGTCTTGTGGAGAATTTGCTCGATATGACACGTCTGGAATCCGGACAGATGAAATTAAAATTAGATTGGAACGAAATCACAGACCTTATTGAAAGTGTTTTGAAAAGATTGAGTAACGAATTAATTAATCACACGGTTAAAACCGATATTCAAGAGAATATCCCGCTATTTAAGTTCGATTTCGGATTGCTTGAACAAGCTTTGATTAATGTTATGCACAATTCATTAATTTACACTCCGGAGAAAAGTACGATCAAGATTAGCGTAAAAGAGGAAAAAAATATTTGTTTAATTGAGATATCGGATAACGGTCCTGGGTTTGTGGAAGAAACTCTCAGTAAATTATTCGAAAAATTTTATAGAATACCCGGAACAAAAACCGGTGGAACCGGCTTAGGGTTATCGATTGCAAAAGGATTTATTGAAGCACATTCGGGAAGCATTACTGCAAAGAATCGAAAAGAAGGCGGAGCGGTATTTATTATAAAGATTCCGATGCAAAATTAA
- a CDS encoding response regulator — translation MSTKPIILIIDDESQIRKILHITLESAEYKVIEAENGKDGIIQAATAHPNLIILDLGLPDQDGYSVLKEIRTWSLLPVMILSVRNSEEDIVKALDLGADDYLTKPFYSAELLARIRASLRRASQVQESNIFTNGSVKIDLVLRTVTKGDEEIKLTATEYSLLILLAKNLGKVLTHQFILKEVWGQSYVEQSQSLRVFVGQLRKKIEEDPARPSMIITEPGIGYRMKSLND, via the coding sequence ATGAGCACAAAACCAATAATCTTGATCATTGATGATGAATCTCAAATAAGAAAAATATTACACATTACACTTGAATCCGCCGAATATAAAGTGATCGAGGCTGAGAATGGGAAAGACGGAATTATTCAAGCAGCTACCGCACATCCCAATCTAATAATTTTAGATTTAGGATTACCAGATCAAGACGGTTATTCCGTTTTGAAAGAAATTAGAACATGGAGTTTATTGCCTGTAATGATATTGTCCGTTAGAAATTCTGAGGAAGATATTGTGAAAGCTTTGGATTTAGGAGCCGATGATTATCTTACAAAACCGTTTTATAGTGCGGAATTACTTGCCCGGATAAGAGCAAGTTTAAGAAGAGCAAGCCAAGTTCAAGAGAGCAACATATTCACAAATGGTTCAGTTAAAATTGATCTTGTTTTAAGAACCGTTACAAAAGGCGATGAGGAAATAAAACTTACTGCTACGGAATATTCGTTATTAATACTATTAGCAAAAAATTTAGGAAAGGTATTAACTCATCAGTTTATACTTAAGGAAGTATGGGGCCAAAGTTATGTTGAGCAATCCCAATCCTTGCGCGTTTTTGTGGGACAACTAAGAAAAAAAATAGAGGAAGATCCTGCCCGCCCTAGTATGATAATAACCGAACCAGGAATAGGTTATAGAATGAAATCACTGAATGATTAG
- a CDS encoding cation diffusion facilitator family transporter translates to MSHDHNHHNGLNTTTGRLIITMLLNFVITVVQIVGGIISGSLALISDALHNFSDGIAVILSYIAIKLKQKDNSHRHTFGLKRAEILAAVINSAVLIIIYFFLFYEAVARFLEPHKIEAVTMTIIAFIGLVANIIGTLLLKRDAKNSINIRSSYVHLLGDSVSSVAVIFGGIAIAVWNVMWIDPLLTVLIGIYIIKQSYDILSEAIHVLMEGAPTDLSLSEIKNAVEKFPKVDDIHHIHVWTVGDNDIHLEAHVNVNDMKISESDKLRNKIEQLLELKFGIHHITLQFECNQCLEDGLIGKHK, encoded by the coding sequence TTGAGCCACGATCACAATCATCATAACGGATTAAATACAACAACCGGCAGATTGATAATCACAATGCTGCTGAACTTTGTGATTACGGTTGTTCAAATTGTAGGCGGAATTATTTCCGGAAGTCTTGCTCTGATCTCAGACGCACTTCATAATTTCAGCGACGGAATCGCGGTAATTCTTTCGTACATAGCAATTAAATTAAAACAGAAAGATAATTCCCACCGTCACACCTTCGGATTAAAACGCGCGGAAATTCTTGCCGCAGTAATTAACTCAGCTGTGCTGATTATAATTTATTTTTTCCTTTTCTACGAAGCTGTTGCAAGATTTTTAGAACCGCACAAGATCGAAGCCGTAACAATGACAATTATAGCGTTTATTGGTCTTGTTGCCAACATTATAGGGACACTCTTACTGAAGCGTGACGCAAAAAATAGTATTAACATCCGCTCGTCTTATGTTCATCTACTTGGGGATTCTGTTTCTTCGGTTGCTGTTATTTTTGGCGGTATCGCAATTGCCGTTTGGAATGTTATGTGGATTGATCCGCTTCTTACTGTTCTGATCGGGATATATATCATCAAACAAAGTTATGATATACTAAGTGAAGCAATCCATGTTTTGATGGAAGGTGCACCTACCGATCTTTCCTTGAGTGAAATAAAAAACGCCGTAGAAAAATTTCCGAAAGTGGATGACATTCACCACATTCACGTTTGGACAGTTGGTGATAATGATATTCATCTGGAAGCGCATGTAAATGTAAATGATATGAAAATAAGCGAGAGCGATAAACTTCGGAATAAAATCGAGCAGCTTCTCGAATTAAAATTTGGAATACATCATATCACGCTTCAGTTTGAATGCAATCAATGTTTGGAAGACGGATTGATTGGAAAGCATAAATAA
- the dgt gene encoding dNTP triphosphohydrolase, giving the protein MKNKFYTDFDFERLKPSPRESDYRSPFQIDRDRIIHSSEFRRLQGKTQVFLPGEYDFYRTRLTHSIEVAQIGRAICTFLLSKENEFLNEESFIDEDLVESICLAHDLGNPPFGHAGERTLNELMKKYGGFEGNAQALRMTTEIFYRDDDHYRGMNSTRAFIDGILKYKAIYKQFKNPENHFIYNEQKGIIDFIFGNRKISKDISSPERLNKFQSIECQIMDWADDTAYAINDLVDSISGGFINIQKLSRWRESNRLTEIQKNIVDEIIEWIKIGNFKKKFGAQIGEFVKACGLKKRNTFLDDLTNRYKFALVIEKDIFERVQIYKRISSDLVFNSSQLHQIEFKGKQMIENLFKRFEENYVHSLSDTKLLPDFNHRLLCNEKSKINRARMVCDYISGSTDSHAMRIYRRLFDPEYSSLADLV; this is encoded by the coding sequence ATGAAAAACAAATTTTATACTGATTTTGATTTCGAGCGTCTCAAACCGAGTCCTCGCGAAAGTGATTACCGTTCACCGTTTCAAATTGACCGTGACCGGATAATTCATTCATCGGAATTTCGGCGCTTGCAGGGTAAGACACAAGTTTTTTTGCCGGGCGAATATGATTTTTACCGAACGCGCTTAACTCATTCGATTGAAGTGGCACAAATTGGAAGAGCCATTTGCACTTTTCTTCTTTCTAAAGAAAATGAGTTCCTCAATGAAGAATCTTTCATAGATGAAGATTTGGTCGAATCTATTTGCCTTGCACATGATCTCGGCAATCCTCCGTTCGGACATGCGGGCGAACGTACATTAAACGAACTGATGAAAAAATACGGCGGCTTTGAGGGCAACGCACAAGCGCTCCGGATGACAACGGAAATTTTTTATCGCGACGATGATCATTATCGCGGAATGAATTCTACACGAGCATTTATTGACGGTATTCTCAAATACAAAGCAATTTATAAACAATTCAAAAATCCGGAGAATCATTTTATCTACAATGAGCAAAAAGGAATTATAGATTTTATCTTCGGCAATAGAAAAATTTCAAAAGATATTTCTTCACCTGAGCGACTTAACAAATTTCAGAGTATCGAATGTCAAATAATGGATTGGGCTGATGATACCGCATACGCAATTAACGATTTGGTAGATAGCATCTCCGGCGGTTTTATTAATATCCAAAAACTTTCGCGCTGGCGAGAATCAAACCGGCTAACCGAAATACAAAAAAATATTGTTGATGAAATTATCGAATGGATCAAGATTGGAAATTTTAAAAAAAAATTCGGCGCTCAAATAGGTGAATTTGTAAAAGCATGTGGGTTAAAAAAGAGAAATACTTTTCTTGACGATTTAACCAACCGGTATAAGTTTGCCCTTGTAATTGAAAAAGATATCTTTGAGCGCGTGCAGATTTACAAAAGAATCTCTTCGGATTTAGTTTTTAATTCTTCGCAGCTTCACCAGATAGAATTTAAGGGAAAGCAGATGATCGAAAATCTGTTCAAACGTTTTGAAGAAAATTATGTTCATTCGCTTAGCGATACAAAATTATTGCCGGATTTTAATCATCGTCTTTTGTGTAACGAGAAAAGTAAAATTAATCGCGCTAGAATGGTTTGCGATTATATATCCGGTTCAACGGATTCTCATGCAATGCGAATTTATCGCCGCTTGTTCGATCCGGAATATAGTTCGCTCGCAGATTTAGTATAA